DNA from Alnus glutinosa chromosome 2, dhAlnGlut1.1, whole genome shotgun sequence:
CTTGCCAATCTTTTAGTGGGAGTTTCTATCTTTATTTAAGTAACCGTTGTGCTGACATAGTTGTTCAAACTATTTGAGGAGGCCAGGTGAGGGGGAGATTTTCCACTATGCTCACATAGTTGACATAGTGGTCCTACCTCTATGCTTACATAGTGGACCTACCCCGAGGTGGGATCTCCTTCGCAGTGGATCACAAGGAAGATTTCCCCCCTCGGTGGGAGATCCTCCTTGTGATGAGTATCAAGGGTGAAGATATCCAACCCTCAGGGTACGTAGGTCCACTCCACCACCCACCGGGGGTGCTTGAGAGATAATGCTGATGTGGCAAAGTGGCAAAATGGCAATATAAGGTAGCATATGAGCCTATTGTCAGGCTTTGATAATCCTTGACATGGCAGGTCGTTAAGTTTTTGGATGGAGGGACCAACTGCATTTATAAAATGTCCACGTATATCATTTGTAATACTTTTGTAAACCAATCAAGGTAGTTATTTGATCGAGGCAAACcacaaatactaaaaaaaaaaaaaaaattaaccctaatttttattgCAAAGCTCACTCAATTTTTCATCGGAAACTTGCTCCAAGCCCTAATGTAAGGAAGTTTAAAGGACAATTGGAAGCCCTAGTAAGCTAGGAAAACAAACGTGCACAATAAAATGAAATTACAATATATGACTAATATAGattaacttattttttatttttttgttggggggGGTGTTTTGGGTTCAGAAATTATGTAGATTGTCATAGTTATATGGACCAATTTAAGTTTTAAGAAATGGGCTTCAGAACTTGACCCAGTAATCATTGATTGGGCCTAGGAAGTGGGGCTCCATTTAGAAAAGACCGAAACAATGTGAGGGCCTGTGAAGGAGATGTGAAAGGGACCTCATGGGCCGCACCTCTAATCGTTGCATATGTGAGATACGTCACATTCTTCCCGTCTTTTAGGCCACCAAATGATTGAGACCATCCAGCCACCTGGAGTGCAAATTTCAAGTTACAATTTTCACAAATTTTAACTGATTAATTAAGCCCTTGGCCCGGGATGCCTGTTCCATATTTCTTTTAATAGTCTTAGTTGATGGGCCGGGCTTTAATTAATCCATTTTCCCATCGGCCAAAAAGAAGattgaaagtttgaaagaaaaaaatattagggtAGAGAACTTttggattaaaaagaaaaaagaattaagtATTGAGAGAATCTTGTGCATACCTGCTGCTTTTCATGCCAAGTACCGTATTTTGTAAAAGGGACAAGCTTCAAATCCTTGGCCAGAATGTTAGCAATTATTCTTGTTTGCGTGAGAGGAATTTTTGAGTCTTGGTCACCACTGTTTGATGTAAAACTAAACACACAAATTTCCCAGTCAAAATCTCAAGCGGAAGTGGGAATTAGCTCAAGGTGCTTCTACCTtagaactaaattaaaaaaaaaaagggtaaaaaaaaagaaggagaaaagaaaaaaagagaaataaacttCACTTAACTGCCTAAATTTAgtgtttcaaactttcaattttttgcaatgtaatCAATCCGTTAGATTTTTACGTTAAATGCTGTCttaattcccaaaataccctaCCTCccttttctaatatatatatatataaattcaaagattcaagtgtgagtatttttgtaaattccgttaaatccttACCAAAGCCTgaatctttgtaattttttttttctctcctttttttccttaaaaaatagaGGTATGTATTGTGGGAATTTTGATACCCATATgttaagatttaacggaaaatcctaacatAGAGatagaagtgaaaaaaaaaatgaaaaaaataataaaagatgaatacactaaattgagagtttttaaagtttaaaagagCAATATCAAAGTAATGAAAGTTTAGaagggtttaaaaaaaaaaaaaaaaattaacactcaAATTTGTAGAACCTGTAGAGAATGATAGGAATGCCCGCCTTTAGAAGGTCTGAGACGAGGGGTATGAGGTTCATGTCCAAGTTATCTTCTTGATATATAAGAGGAGGCCTGCAAATTTTTATATGCTGTAAGTAACTAATCTATCAAATTAAAGGAATAATTTAGCTTAGGTGCTTAGTTTTTTCAAATGTGAGAGCTAGAGGCTTGGGAGAGAGACCCTGCACAGAAGTCCCAATGGAAGGGCATGCAGGTGGGTTGTGTTGGCATGAATTGCCTTCTGAACTTCGGGCCTGTTTAGATAGGTGAATATCCTTCCTTCAAGGCATGGGTCGCCACTAGCTCCCCTTCTGGCAACCTGTTTATGGTTAAAAAAAAGCTCCCATTTTAATCAACTTCTcacatatatgcatgcatgcacgcACGTACATTTCAATCTCATTATTATTCAAAAGCATATATAAAGCCACGgtctgtgtatatatatatatatatatataccgctGCATGAATTTTGCCATGCTTCTTCCCCTTGGTCCTAAACTGCTCCGCCGACCTTGATGGCAAGCATTGTGGAAGAAGGAGGTCATCATGTTGAACGTCTTCGCTAATTTCCTCTGAAACTCTATTAAACACGTCGTTGCATCCTTGAGACAATTGGTCGTGGACGAGTTCACGAAGAAATTTTGAGTCATTGCAGACCGTCTTCTCCAACATCAGTGTTTCGTCGGATATTGCTCCGTGCGACCACAAGTAGTCTCCGGCCAACACGCTTATGTCTAGGTCCAAAAGTGGATTTCCAAGCTACAAATATTAATTAACATcgttaaaagtatatatatccACTGTTCTTATTGACAGATCATGAGATAGaaataataattgattaaaaCTATTATAGAATATAACtgactaataaataaataactaattcgacaaaatttattttgtagtttaaatcatatatataaatgtaactttaTGGAAAATTATGGTTAATTAACAAGTTGGCAGGGTTCTTGCTATTCGGATTAATTTGGTCTAGCTCTATCATGAAGATGgtaataaaaaaaccaaaaaaattcttAAGTAAGGATGTACTGGTATTTTTGCTAAATTTATCTTGATACGAgatcacttaattttttttattgggactCATTAGAATTATTTTCCTCTATAATATCAAgtaactataattatatattatatatatatataattaaaatatgtaaaataattaaatattcattctcatcaacaattaatttaatatataaatataaaaagttgATTACATATCTAAAAATTTGTAAGAAAGAGATCGAGAAATTATTTGCAGTAAAACAACCGTTATTATTGAAAATTGTGCAAAACAGCTAGTAAAATGATCGAGACTGTATATGGGTAATTGAGAAAATTCTATCTGTTAAGATAgggaattttttcttttaataatggTGTATGCGTAATTGGTAGGCTTCAAATTGCGAGTTATGCAAAACTCTCACATTTTCCACCACACAGTACGTGGCGAATAGCagctatatatatgttttggtaaagaaattaagagacatttttttttttttttctagtaggtctatatatagattatagaaggaaaaaaaaaaaattaattaattaattaatttattatctttattaacaataaataataatgactTAGAGAGTTCACTACCATGCTTAAAGGGAAGCTTGACTTAGAGAGTGGTTTGCTTAGAGAAGGAATCGGTTTACCTTTAGAAAGTGAACTctcagagaagaaaaaaaaaaaatgaaggccTGCGTGTTGTATTAGTCAAGCTTGGAGAACATGGTACGAGGACTTACGAGATGAAAGACCGTGGAAATTCACTTCTTCCTCTGCTTTGTTTATTTTCAGTTCTCTAAAAaagcattaattttaaaatattcttaactttttttattttttatatcacattaataattttttatactttttaaataaaaaactcattacaatataatttttttttcttcattttttcatataaattatttcaactttataccACAACTCAATCTTAttattcaattattaaaaaaaaaaaattctaaaaaaaggGAGAGGTGAGATATTTTCAAACGGGCGTGATTGGTGAAGGGCCGGTGTACTTACGACACGTGCTTTGTAAGAGCTTACTTTCAAAAGTCTTAACTTTTTGTCATAATTTGCTTTGACAAGTCTTTGACTTTTTGTTATACTTGCCTTCTAGTTTTCAGGCTTGTGAGTTGTGACAGGCCTATACAAACGGTGAGAATTTCACCTTCTATTTGACAATTTCACCCAGGATGGCCGTTAAATAATGGTGAGAATTTCACCTTCTTTTTGACAATTTCACCCGGAGTGGCCGTTAAACAAAGGAtagtctataattatttatttaaattttaaaaaatataaacggGTAATTGTGAACAACTACTTGGTCGACTTATAGGATTcacctgatcaaataaaaatcagacTGTCGAACTATTTATCCGGTTAGGTGAATTCCATgcggtctctcacaatcatattttcgaattcttttaaattcgaacaaataactGTAAACAATCTTAATCCGTTATTAATATGGattagaaaaaaatttgggggagcTCAGGGCAGTTGCCCCCGCCCCCAGCTGACTCCGCCTTGTTAGTAaacttgatttaaaaaatttattttgtgtcttttgATATTCTTGTAGGTTACTAAAAGttgaagagttttttttttttttttttaattatttttcatcatGTGGCCATGTGGGAGTTGCGTAGAATTTATCGTGCATATGAGTTACTTGGGATTTGTTTATCATGTgggaagttatatatataatataatgcaAATGAGTACTTGAATATTGAAATCCAGAAACATCCATTGTATAGCATATAAATATCCATGCATTCTAATCATTAATATTCTTTAGtgagtgaaataaaataaaataaaaaaattagtgtttaattaattaatcctcCTTTTCACTTATCTTCTTTAGATTTAACGAGTGTTTTACCCTCTTGATTAATTTTCAATATACTTACAGCAATGGCTTTCAGCTTGATTGGTTTGATATTGGGATTCTTGTTGTAATCCATCAACAAGGCTGCAAGCTGTGGGATGTAGTGGCCTGCAACGTACCAAAGATGTCATGTTCACAAAGTTGAGTTTTAATGATCGTCCTACAAGTCCATAAGCTGAGTCAAAAGAACTTGTAAAGTAATAAGACTTTTGAATCAATCTTGGGTACCGGGTAGACCACAATTAATCCAGaaatacttcttttttttttttaatgtttttcattttcagtcatcaaaattgttgaatttgaaGGGTAGGAAACGGCTGCTTAGACGCTTAGTTGTTTACCTGCATAGCTTTCACCGGTTAAAAACAACTCAGAGTCTTTGTAGTTGGGGAATTCTTCCAGCCAGTTTACAATAAATCTCAAATTATCTTCGGCTGCAACCAAAAAACAGAAATCATATATGTATAGAAGAATCGAGAAATATTTCCGAGTACGTAGTGAAATGCATACCAGTCTGCGTATCGTTCCCCAAGTTATAATCTGAGCTCGTGTTAGAGTAGGAAAATCCAACCCCAATAGGTGACTCCACATATAACATGTTTGATTCTGTCCAAATATTTAATTAGGGAGAGTCTAGATCGGTTTAGCAAACAATTTTTcctcagaaaataaaaagacttgCTGTATATACAGTGaacaaatcaaaacattatGTTTACATACCCAAGTTCCATGAATATTCATTCTTGACAAGACTTCCATTGTCCCCTGGTTGGAAGGGACCGTGTTCCATGAATGCGCCAAAACCAAGCGAAGAACAACCAGGGCCTGGCATCATTAATTTCAAACACTAAACAAAGTAGGAACATGAATTGCCATGTATAATATAGGCATGCATGTAGCGGCCatgcatagactatatatagagCAAGAAAGATAATCAGTTACCTCCATTGAGCCACAAAGTCAGGGGACGTGAAAGTGGGTTAGCTGATTCGGCTTCGACGAAGTCGTAGAATAGAGCTCGGCCATGCTGAGCATCGGTGATAATGTAACCAGAATACTGTTTAAAAGAAACATTGGTGGTCTGTCCTGGGAGGGATGTTATCACCTCTGCAGAACACTTTGAATGGAAGAAAAATATCAACGCAAAGAACCAGAAAGCCATAATTAAAGGAGACAGGCCGGGACAGTTaaacaaagagaagagaaattgGTGTTATGGATGCATGGTGTAAGTGTGTAACTAGCAtatataattatgtatatattcgTTTTGTTTTAGAATGATATTGTTTTCAGCGGATTAATTATGAGCTTCTATGCTTTGGTCAAACAAGGTTTCGCCCCTGCTGATACTTGTATTTGTTTCCTAGTCTGCCCGGCCATGTATGTGCCACCGTGCCAGCTTCCATATTTTGTCTATTAATGTTTGTCTATGACAATGCTTTTAGATACAAACTAAAATACTAGCTAGATGCCAATGGAAGTCTCAATCATTATTTGGTGTCCATCAAAATATGTTCAACTAATAATTGGCTCAAATAATGATTTCTATTGCATGCAATATCTCTAATCTGGCCGCTCATTTATGCATGTGAcgtttttaaaacttaaaactttCTTTTCATCGATCACCGACCAATCTTCACTGACACTATTATTTGTCATCCTCATCGCCGTACCACCACCATCACCACTAGGGCCAGCCACCtctttggttgttttggggGTGACAAACCATACAGTAGCCTAAGAGGGTGGTTCGATCACTTCTAATTGACCTTTAGAGGTGGCCAAACAACTCTTATGGCCAAATAGTTCGACCACCTCCAAATACCAATTTGAGGTGGCCAAATCATTTAGTCACATGAGTGTGGTTTGGCCACCCGGCCATAAAGATCAGTTGGGGGTGGTTGAACTCACTCTCTTTGGACAGACAAACCACCTCTGTGCAGCGTGCACTGAAGGGTTTGAGATCTGGATCCGTTGAGGCAAAAAGTTATGGGCTTCTAGGGTGTCGAGTATAAGGCAAAGTTATAAATTGTTGGTGAGGAGCTGGAAAGGCCAATTAGGAGAGGTCAAACCACCTCTTTGGCCACTAGGAGGTGGTTCAACTACTCCTCACTTAGGTGCATGGTTTTCCGTTCGCCGCCACTCCCTTGTTTGCCCCTTCATGTGCGAGTTCTCTGTCTTCCAGTCCCTCTCCTCCATTGCCCTCTCCCATTACCTCTTCCTCCTTCTCACCTCTCCCATCCATGAACACACCATCCACACCCGCGCATACCAATTTTGTGCTTCTTTCAAGTCCTTCGATTGATATCTCCGGTGGTGGTAGGGGAGATTGGTAGTGGCAATGAGGCTATGGAAGAGAagattttagatttttaatttgtagtatAATGCGACGGAATCTTGaccattcatttaaaatattcaacTCAAATTAGAGCTATTGAACCCGTTTACTATCCTAAGTATTGCACCCGACTTCAATTCATGATTTCCATACTCATATCattaaagaagagagagagagagagagagagagagagagagagaaggaattCCATGTTATACTAAGGGTTAAGTTCTACAATTACAACTCCCTATTTAAGCCAAAAGATCAAGGTTGAATTGCACTTCAGATTCAGCACTAGCTGGCCGGGGACAGTCTCAAATTACAGCTACACACAGATCTGCGTTCACAGTATAGAAATCTACCGTGTGTAAAAGGAGTAGCATCATTCTTCTATAAAACATCAATATTTTATGGATAGCCCAactgtactatatatatatatatatatatatatatatatatatatatatattctcaaggACACCTAAATCCTATTCTGAGATTCAACACCTAGTTATTTTAACTTCTACAAGGCACGTCAACTTGAGCTAGCCAACAATCAATCCACTGTAATCGCTCGTCAATTTGCATGGAAATGAGGTCAAAGAAAGCTACATCAGATGCCATTTTACTTCCAATCGTTTCCAAATAAAACAAACATTTCATttgatgaaaaagaaattataagacATCCGCAGCCTCTTCAGATCGTGTTGCTCGAGATATGACATGACAATAGAGGTGACCAACCCTGTCCATGGTGGATGGCACAAACAAGGACCTTTGTTGGTCTCCCAACAAAACAAAGCCCCTCCCAAAAGTTCTTGTCCTAAAGTACCCATCAAGCATGCAACTTTTTCCATTTACGTGCCTCCCTAGCTACCGAGACTACCGCTACTAACACGTAATATTTTCTCTCTGGAAGTAGCAGATAGATGCTGCTTATCATCAGAAAGAAGGAATGGAGGACCCATTATAAAGAATAAAGATGATGCTGACAATTAACTCGATGGACTTTCATACTCATTTCCGATGAACTTCtctttgttgtcttttgttCAGAGTATGTACATAAActgtagagagagaaaaagcacCTTGTGCCTCAtgtcccacaaaaaaaaaaaaaaaaaaaaaaaaaaggaactgaagaaaaaaacaagaagaactgaagaacaagataaaaaaccaaaaaaagaaaagaaaagtttgggTGCTGCATGGACAGGGCATCAGCCATCAGACATTGGCAGCACGAGCGGGAATATGATGTAGATGGATGAGATCACCTCCCAATCTTTGGGCCTCTGTAGTGTGCTCCAACTACAGGTAAGTCCTCAGGTTTAATCTCCCTCTCTTGAAGCCATGCATAATCTTCCCTCTCCTCTTCCGGCACTGATACCCCGTCAACTgaaatttttaaatagaaaCAGATAATAAATATTCCCATATCAAGTAAAAGGCATTCCTCCATTTAAGTAACAAAGAAAAATTGTGGCCAAGTTGGACATGAAGAAGGAAAACGGTACCTGAGAAACTGGTAACTGGAAACTCAAGGTAATATGTGCAATGCCGGCCATCAGGATCAGAATATGGAGGGCCAAGCACATCCAGCACCGCACATGGTGTCACAGCTGTGAAGCAATGCATGTTGCCTCCATCGGCTGGGTAAAGGATGGAGGTGAAAGGAGCAGTTTCGTTGGAGTCAACCTTAACCTCAGCCAAACGAACAGCAGGAGCTGTGACTGCATCAACAAAGGCATGTCGAAtgatgatttctttccaaataaaGGAAGGGAAAGCATTGAAAATGAAATGTCTAATAGAAAGGCGATACTTGGATACAACTGGCCGGATAATGCTAGCCATTAGCAGATCcatcaaactttttttaatgaaattaatgaacTGGAGGGTTTTCACAACATCAATAAGGACTTAATAGTATAGTCTCCATAAAACCGTAATGAAGAAAAGAGATGCTTAAAGCATACCATAACATTTCTTGAAGCATCAAGATGTAAGGTACTCTTTTTACAAGTGCCTTTCTTATGTAATTATTCTTTCCCTCATTCTTTAAGGAGGCTAACTTTTGCATCATATATTACTACTATATGCATCATCTGAAAGCATGTAGTCGTAACTCAAACTGGGGTTTTCATCTTCAGGAACAGGAAAGACTGTGGATGCTATAACCTTGAAGAGTTGAAGGGAAAGACTTACTTTGTGAAGGATTCACATCAGCGGATGTGTTACTTGGGGCATCAACCACCCAGTCATAAGATTTGATGTGTATGGTTCCAAAGAGAAGCTTACTGAAAACCGTCATGCCGGGGTGATTATGAAGTGGAATAACACCTGATGGTGGCAAGCAAAAGATCCCCATCTGCAATGATTGAAAAGATTTGAAAACCGCAACTAAAATAACTTTCCTACAGTACAATGATTTTGTCTCATCATGCGTGATGGCATATCGGATAAGCTTACATACCGAGAATTTGGCACTCTCATAGAGGTGCAAGTATGTTATCGGTGGGGTTCCTTGAGCCACCTGCGTCCGGAAATACGGCATCTCAGGATTGAGGCCAACATCCTCCGGTTTCACTTCATCTGCAAAAATAAAGTCGGGCTATTAAGCATCAAGGACAAACCACAGGGTTGTGGAAGGTTCATGTCAGTAATGCACAAGTAGCCCTCACGTTAGTCGTCCTATAATACTATATTCCAAGAATGGAATCCTGCCTTAATCGGGGACTGCATTTTAGGCAAGAGAGGGTGACGACACATTTTATAAGCGGCTGTCCCTTGTTGGAGCGAAAACTAAAGGAAAACATTTATTTCCCAAAATCTGATTATAACCTTTAAAATAAAGCCATATAGGCGACAATCCGTACGctacttaaaaataaagaacttAAAAGAAGTGGGACAGAAAACAAAATGAACCAATTTGGTCTCCGAATACTCCCGTACGAGGAGGATTGAGTTTCATAATCGTGCAAAAACTTAAATTGACGATAATTCGATTGAGGTTGTTTAATGCAGGATCATGTCATGTCGTATCAAAGAGAAAATGGTATCGACCCTACTTAAACGATATTACATTGATtgtcataaatcataaaactAACATCTCCAGAAACAACAAATACAACCCAAATATTCACATATTCATATATGATAATCAAAAGGCAGAAACTTAAATTCTAATTCTCAACCGCTTTAAAACCCAAGCATATCAAAGTTTTAGATGAAAACAGTCAAATTTAAACCAATTCACAGAACTTGAAAATCAAAACTACCCCCAGAAACAATTGCAAAACCCAACAGAAAGCTTCTATTCAATCGAATTTCTATACCCTCATGCCCGCCCATATGAATAGGTCACATTTGAACACAAAATTCAATCCAACCTTCGTGTATAAACAAGCAAAACATACCCAAAACAGCTCGTAGCCGTTCGATATCTTCAGGGGATGGCACAATCCCGGCCCCTCCATTGGCAAACACTTTCTTGCAAGTCTCGAATAGCTTCTGAACCGGCGACATCCTCTTTTTCCGTCGCCGGTTCTTATTGGGCTTGCTTCTCGGATTCGTGTCTGTCGCCTTGGGCAATTCACGTGACTCCTTACCACCCTTTCGATCAGCCCGAGTCGTTTCAATCCCCATTCAATCTCAAACTCACATAGGAAACTCAGTTTGGGCTCCCCCACCAAACCACCCAGAAAAAAATGCAGAATTACGATCTGGGTGTAGACTCAAACACAAATTGAAGAAATAGGTATTgctcaaaactcaaaaaaaaaaaattatctgggTATTGATCTAAGGgccaaaattttcaagaaatgGGCGAGAAACAGGGAAAACAGAGGAGAAGGGAGAAAGATAGGTACAGATTAATACAGCACAGTCTGGTATTCCCCAAACCGTATCGTACATGAATGTGAGGTATAAAAGCAGAACAGAGATGTGAGAATTGGCGTCTCTGTTTATGAAGGAGACGGTGGGTGAGGATTTACGGGGATTATAAAGGGGGTCAAGGGGTAGGGTTAGCTGAAAGGCAGGGAAAGAGTTGGTTTTAGAGGGAGTGGAAAAACCAGGGGCCATGCTTGGCTTTCCAGTGGGCTGTTCCAACAGCGGATTTTTATCCAGTCACACCTCTCCTTCCTTtggtcttctttattttttgcccttctttatttattttttgtactcTTCTAAACAAGGAAAATTCTTTTGTAGTCAAGGAGTATTTTCCCTTACTAATCTCAAACCTAACCACCTGACTTGGGAAAATTCAACATTTGCCTCTGTATTATAAAAATCTTTTCAAGTTTTCTCCTTCTATGCCTTAATTTCCcccttatttttctttctttctttctttttcactagGAATTCCATACTAAATGTGTTGAACCCTAATTTGTATTATTTGGAGAAACAAAAGTTTTACTAAACTACAACTTCAATAAGATCAAATTCACTAATGATCACTTAACATACACCCACATAGACACCCATGTGTGTTTTTAAACTTtacttcattttattatttcaatctCTCCACAAGAATAGTGAAAGAATGGTATCTTTTCCCCCTTTAGAATTTTAAATGAGGGATGATGCTTTTCATAGTGGAGGGTTCTTTTGAGAACTTATcttattttgttcttcttctatttattttgttcttttttttttcaaattaggtTAGGTTGGAAATTACAAGATAATTAATTCATGgaatttttgtaagaaaatgTAGATAGGTCGACAGTAAATTAATTCTTTAAGAACTAAATACTATGGAGTCCATCCACATGAAGCGCTACATTATAAACTAGCATGAATTCATACATACCTAATACATGTGATAGATAACAGGTCGTACACAACTCGCCTTCAAATACTGCTTAGCAATAGGTCATGCATAGTTTGTCTAGTCTATCTCGTGTACAAGTGGACGGTTATTAATCGCTTAATAATCGCATAATTGTTTTTGTAGAcggttgaagaaaaaaaattactaactgTCTATGGCGGGATGGTTGGCAGTTTTAGGGAGTATGTAAAgacggttaat
Protein-coding regions in this window:
- the LOC133859729 gene encoding plant cysteine oxidase 2 — translated: MGIETTRADRKGGKESRELPKATDTNPRSKPNKNRRRKKRMSPVQKLFETCKKVFANGGAGIVPSPEDIERLRAVLDEVKPEDVGLNPEMPYFRTQVAQGTPPITYLHLYESAKFSMGIFCLPPSGVIPLHNHPGMTVFSKLLFGTIHIKSYDWVVDAPSNTSADVNPSQITAPAVRLAEVKVDSNETAPFTSILYPADGGNMHCFTAVTPCAVLDVLGPPYSDPDGRHCTYYLEFPVTSFSVDGVSVPEEEREDYAWLQEREIKPEDLPVVGAHYRGPKIGR